A single genomic interval of Clostridium facile harbors:
- a CDS encoding patatin-like phospholipase family protein gives MAGLVVEGGAMRGLYTDGVLDALLDYKIMFPYVIGVSAGISNAYSYVSKQRGRNWEIIEKYRNDKRYFSIRNYFKEKSIFGMNFIYDEIPNQLIPYDYQALKAYQGKLLAGVTNVKTGKVEYFDQYSADRQFTILRATCALPLFFPVIQLNGNGYYDGGMADPIPIRKSIADGNPKNLIVLTREVGYQKTAGKSTRLSAKLIRKKFPALEPIVLNRHIAYNETVAYCEQLEQEGKAILLRPAAEVNVGRFEKDIPTLKRLYEAGYQDTVAKIDQIREFLQEETLSAKN, from the coding sequence ATGGCTGGTTTAGTAGTGGAGGGCGGTGCGATGCGCGGCCTGTATACCGATGGCGTGCTAGACGCGCTGTTGGATTATAAGATTATGTTTCCCTATGTAATAGGGGTATCCGCAGGGATCAGTAACGCCTATTCCTATGTGTCCAAACAGCGGGGCAGAAACTGGGAAATCATTGAAAAATACCGCAACGATAAACGGTATTTTAGTATCCGCAATTATTTTAAGGAAAAAAGTATTTTTGGGATGAATTTTATTTATGACGAAATTCCAAATCAGCTTATCCCATACGATTACCAAGCATTAAAAGCCTACCAGGGCAAATTACTGGCTGGGGTGACCAATGTAAAAACAGGGAAAGTGGAGTATTTTGATCAGTATTCGGCAGACCGCCAGTTTACCATACTGCGGGCCACCTGCGCTCTGCCATTATTTTTCCCTGTCATCCAGTTAAACGGCAACGGCTATTACGATGGCGGGATGGCGGACCCAATCCCCATCCGGAAATCCATTGCAGATGGAAATCCGAAAAACCTGATTGTTTTAACCAGGGAGGTTGGCTACCAGAAAACAGCCGGGAAATCCACCCGGCTTTCCGCAAAGCTTATCCGCAAAAAATTCCCCGCATTGGAACCAATTGTGCTGAACCGGCATATTGCCTACAACGAAACAGTAGCCTATTGTGAGCAGTTGGAGCAGGAAGGGAAAGCGATTTTGCTTCGACCAGCTGCTGAAGTAAATGTTGGGCGGTTTGAGAAGGATATCCCTACTTTAAAACGGCTATATGAAGCGGGTTATCAAGATACAGTGGCAAAGATAGACCAAATTCGGGAATTTTTGCAAGAAGAAACCCTTTCCGCAAAAAATTGA
- the purB gene encoding adenylosuccinate lyase — MGRDVYESPFCTRYASKEMQHIFSPDMKFKTWRKLWVALARAEHNLGLPVSEEQVKELEAHVDTINYEVAEQREKLVRHDVMSHVYAYGEQCPNAKGIIHLGATSCYVGDNTDVIIMREALYVVKRKLVNVIAKLAKFANQYKDMPCLAYTHLQPAQLTTVGKRATLWMNELLMDLEELEFRIKNLKLLGSKGTTGTQASFVELFDGDTDKIKALEQSIAEEMGFSGVVPVSGQTYSRKVDYNIVSTLSAIAQSAMKFSNDLRILQNFKEMEEPFETNQIGSSAMPYKRNPMRSERITSLARYVMIDALNPAFTAGTQWFERTLDDSANKRIAVAEAFLGIDAILNILLNITDGLVVYPKVIHQRVMKELPFMATENIMMEAVKKGGDRQELHEKLRQHSIAAGKVVKEQGGENDLIERVCADPSFNLSYDEIHAILKPINFVGRSVEQVTEFLQECVQPVLDANKDVLGENAELTV; from the coding sequence ATGGGTCGAGACGTATATGAAAGTCCATTTTGTACTCGGTATGCCAGCAAAGAGATGCAGCATATTTTTTCGCCGGATATGAAGTTTAAAACTTGGCGTAAATTATGGGTTGCCCTTGCTAGAGCGGAGCACAATTTGGGCTTGCCTGTATCGGAAGAACAGGTAAAAGAGCTGGAAGCCCATGTGGATACGATTAACTACGAAGTAGCAGAACAGCGTGAAAAACTGGTTCGCCATGATGTTATGTCCCATGTGTACGCCTATGGTGAGCAATGCCCAAATGCAAAAGGGATTATCCATCTTGGCGCGACTTCCTGCTATGTCGGCGATAATACCGATGTCATCATTATGAGGGAAGCCCTGTATGTGGTAAAACGCAAACTGGTCAATGTCATCGCAAAATTGGCAAAGTTCGCGAACCAGTATAAGGACATGCCTTGCTTGGCTTATACCCACCTTCAGCCAGCCCAGCTGACTACTGTTGGGAAACGGGCTACCCTTTGGATGAACGAACTGCTCATGGACCTGGAAGAACTGGAATTTCGGATTAAAAACCTGAAATTGCTGGGCTCTAAAGGTACCACAGGCACCCAGGCAAGCTTTGTAGAATTGTTTGACGGCGATACGGATAAAATCAAGGCTTTGGAACAGTCTATTGCAGAAGAAATGGGCTTTTCCGGCGTGGTTCCAGTATCCGGCCAAACTTATTCTAGAAAAGTGGATTACAACATTGTTTCCACTTTAAGCGCGATTGCACAATCCGCTATGAAATTTAGTAACGATTTAAGAATCCTACAAAATTTCAAAGAAATGGAAGAACCTTTTGAAACTAACCAGATTGGTTCCTCTGCCATGCCATATAAGCGCAACCCAATGCGCAGCGAAAGAATTACTTCTTTGGCAAGATATGTCATGATTGATGCGTTGAACCCGGCGTTTACCGCTGGTACCCAGTGGTTTGAAAGAACTTTGGATGACAGCGCCAATAAACGTATTGCTGTTGCAGAAGCATTTTTGGGGATAGACGCGATCCTAAACATTCTGTTAAACATAACAGACGGTTTGGTTGTTTACCCAAAAGTAATCCATCAACGTGTGATGAAAGAATTGCCATTTATGGCAACCGAAAACATTATGATGGAAGCGGTGAAAAAAGGTGGAGACCGTCAGGAGCTGCATGAAAAACTTCGCCAACACTCCATTGCTGCTGGTAAAGTAGTGAAAGAGCAGGGCGGGGAAAATGATTTGATTGAACGGGTTTGTGCGGACCCTTCCTTCAACCTCTCCTATGACGAAATCCATGCCATCTTAAAACCAATTAACTTTGTTGGACGCAGTGTAGAACAGGTTACCGAGTTCCTGCAAGAATGTGTACAGCCTGTTTTGGATGCCAATAAGGATGTTTTGGGTGAAAATGCAGAATTAACTGTATAA
- a CDS encoding preprotein translocase subunit SecD, with amino-acid sequence MKRKGKPTFFIVLVLIIIFAVVTAFGVKTRWGDNTTTYIKGLQDIRWGIDIRGGVDVTFAPPEDVTDVTEEQMNAAEAVIKQRLLAQNITDSEVYTDQNKHRIIVRFPWPADEEDFDAQAAIETLGETAELTFREGKETDSEGAPSGTTAENIILTGSDVKEAKAVYGSTSGSSSQQQYQVSLELTDEGAEKFSDATGKLYASNGTISIWMDDTMISAPTVNAQITDGKAVITGNFTAESASELADKINGGALPFKLETQSYNSISPTLGLQARDMMAIAGIIAFAVIALFMIIMYRLPGAVASIALIGQVTLSLAAISGFFAPFPSFTLTLPGIAGIILGVGMGVDANVLIATRIREELHNGKSIDAAIDTGYKRGLTAVVDGNLTTVLIAIILMGAFGTPDSIFSKILHPIFFMFGSSTEGTIYSFGFTLLVSIIGNFIMGVGASKLMIKSLSKFKCFRNPKLYGGAK; translated from the coding sequence ATGAAACGTAAGGGAAAACCAACGTTTTTCATCGTTTTAGTGCTGATTATCATCTTTGCGGTGGTAACAGCATTTGGTGTAAAAACGAGATGGGGCGACAATACCACTACTTACATCAAAGGCTTACAGGATATCCGTTGGGGCATTGATATCCGAGGAGGGGTAGACGTTACATTTGCTCCACCAGAAGATGTAACAGATGTAACCGAAGAACAAATGAATGCTGCTGAAGCAGTGATCAAACAGCGTTTGCTGGCACAAAATATCACTGACAGTGAAGTTTATACCGACCAAAATAAACACAGAATCATTGTCCGTTTCCCATGGCCTGCTGACGAAGAGGATTTTGATGCCCAGGCAGCAATTGAAACATTGGGTGAAACCGCTGAATTGACCTTCCGTGAAGGGAAGGAGACCGATAGCGAAGGCGCTCCATCCGGTACAACAGCGGAAAATATTATTTTAACTGGTTCAGATGTAAAAGAAGCAAAAGCTGTTTATGGCTCTACTTCTGGTTCCAGTTCCCAACAGCAGTATCAGGTTAGCTTGGAGTTGACCGATGAAGGTGCGGAGAAATTTTCTGATGCCACTGGCAAGTTATACGCTTCCAATGGTACCATTTCCATCTGGATGGATGATACTATGATTTCCGCTCCAACAGTAAACGCACAAATTACAGATGGTAAAGCAGTAATTACCGGTAACTTTACGGCGGAATCCGCTTCTGAATTGGCAGATAAAATCAACGGCGGTGCGCTGCCATTTAAACTGGAAACACAGAGTTATAACTCCATTTCTCCAACCTTAGGCTTACAGGCTAGAGATATGATGGCGATTGCAGGTATTATTGCGTTTGCAGTAATTGCATTGTTTATGATTATAATGTATCGTCTGCCAGGTGCAGTAGCGTCTATCGCGCTGATTGGGCAGGTAACCTTGTCCTTGGCGGCAATTTCTGGTTTCTTTGCGCCGTTCCCAAGCTTTACCCTAACGTTACCTGGTATCGCCGGTATCATCCTGGGTGTTGGTATGGGCGTAGACGCAAACGTTCTGATCGCTACCCGTATCCGGGAAGAACTACATAATGGAAAATCCATTGACGCTGCGATCGACACTGGTTACAAACGTGGCTTGACCGCCGTAGTAGATGGTAACTTGACCACTGTATTAATCGCGATTATCTTGATGGGTGCGTTTGGTACACCGGATAGTATCTTCTCTAAGATCTTACATCCAATCTTCTTTATGTTTGGATCTTCTACTGAAGGAACTATCTACTCCTTCGGATTTACTTTGCTGGTAAGCATTATCGGTAACTTTATTATGGGCGTTGGAGCTTCCAAATTGATGATAAAATCATTGTCTAAATTTAAGTGCTTCCGCAATCCTAAATTATATGGAGGTGCTAAATAA
- the secF gene encoding protein translocase subunit SecF, whose product MKTPNIDFVGKRKIFFSISIAIIAITIICAFILGVNVDIKFKGGTILTYPCSGEIDTKAVESTIEEQLGINVSIQTSTDSTGNPNMVVTLSESKDLSIETTNALSEKLEETYPDNFQFEDAATEVTVSSVNPQTGTEFFFKCLVAIIFAFIVLVIYTAFRFRKIGGISAGCMAIIALAHDVMFIFATFVFFRLPINDNFMAVVLTILGYSINNTVVIYDRIRENRQIMGEHVPTRELVNKSINQTLSRSINTTLTTVLALLVILIVSLAFGIDTLISFVLPLVIAMIAGAYSSVCISGPLWVLWKDRPKKEVDPEKEQRKLEAQKEKEREQRAKEKAKRQAEAKKIADKKKAERLKEKEQEQKEANE is encoded by the coding sequence ATGAAAACTCCAAATATAGATTTTGTCGGAAAACGTAAGATTTTCTTTTCCATTTCCATTGCAATCATCGCAATTACAATTATTTGTGCATTTATCCTTGGGGTAAATGTGGATATTAAATTTAAAGGCGGTACCATCCTCACCTATCCTTGCTCTGGTGAGATAGATACCAAAGCAGTAGAAAGCACGATTGAGGAACAATTGGGAATCAATGTTTCCATCCAAACATCTACAGATTCTACTGGTAACCCAAATATGGTTGTTACATTATCCGAAAGCAAAGACCTTTCGATTGAAACAACCAATGCTTTGTCCGAAAAATTGGAAGAAACTTATCCAGATAATTTCCAATTTGAGGACGCCGCAACCGAAGTTACGGTAAGCAGCGTTAATCCTCAAACAGGGACAGAGTTCTTCTTTAAATGCCTGGTAGCAATTATATTTGCATTTATTGTGTTGGTTATCTACACTGCATTCCGTTTCCGTAAAATTGGTGGTATTTCCGCCGGTTGTATGGCAATTATTGCATTGGCGCATGACGTAATGTTTATCTTTGCGACCTTTGTATTCTTCCGCTTACCAATCAACGATAACTTTATGGCGGTTGTATTAACGATTTTGGGTTACTCCATCAACAACACCGTTGTTATCTATGACCGTATTCGTGAAAACAGACAGATTATGGGCGAGCATGTACCAACCAGGGAACTGGTAAACAAAAGTATCAACCAGACACTGTCTCGTTCTATCAATACAACATTAACCACAGTTTTGGCATTGCTGGTAATCCTGATTGTATCCTTGGCATTTGGTATTGATACCTTGATTAGCTTCGTATTGCCTCTGGTTATCGCAATGATTGCTGGTGCATACTCCTCTGTATGTATTTCTGGTCCATTGTGGGTTCTTTGGAAAGACCGTCCAAAAAAAGAGGTTGATCCTGAAAAAGAACAAAGAAAATTAGAAGCGCAAAAAGAAAAAGAACGTGAGCAAAGAGCAAAAGAAAAAGCCAAAAGACAGGCAGAAGCGAAGAAAATCGCTGACAAGAAAAAAGCAGAACGCTTAAAAGAAAAAGAACAGGAACAAAAAGAAGCAAATGAATAA
- a CDS encoding sugar O-acetyltransferase, with product MTEKEKAQQGLLYDANYDAALLKERAKCQELCYEHNQLPPSKVEQRKELIRKILAKTEGDFWIEQPFRCDYGYNVSIGKNFYANYNCIILDGAKVTFGDNVFIAPNCGFYTAGHPLDIEQRNQGLEYAYPITVGNNVWIGGNVTVLPGVTIGDGAVIGAGSVVTKDIPANVIAVGNPCRVIREITPEDREKYKK from the coding sequence ATGACAGAGAAAGAAAAGGCGCAGCAAGGTTTGCTATATGACGCCAATTATGACGCAGCGCTGCTGAAGGAACGGGCAAAATGCCAGGAATTGTGTTATGAACACAACCAACTCCCACCATCCAAAGTGGAGCAACGGAAAGAACTGATCCGGAAAATTTTAGCGAAAACCGAAGGGGATTTCTGGATTGAACAGCCATTTCGATGCGATTATGGTTATAACGTTTCAATTGGAAAAAACTTTTATGCCAACTACAATTGTATTATTTTAGATGGTGCAAAGGTGACCTTTGGGGATAACGTATTTATCGCCCCCAACTGTGGCTTTTATACAGCGGGGCATCCCTTAGATATTGAACAGCGCAACCAGGGCTTGGAATACGCCTATCCGATTACGGTGGGGAACAATGTATGGATTGGCGGCAACGTCACTGTATTACCAGGTGTCACCATTGGAGACGGGGCTGTTATTGGTGCAGGCAGTGTCGTGACAAAGGATATCCCAGCCAACGTCATTGCTGTGGGGAACCCTTGCCGTGTCATCCGCGAAATCACGCCAGAGGACCGGGAAAAGTACAAAAAATAG